A genomic window from Candidatus Nitrosotenuis uzonensis includes:
- a CDS encoding DNA methyltransferase, whose amino-acid sequence MPESFFIVSKEYPDLATDEVITLAKMYDRFSKVKVISNLVIIQSKTPWEKIARRAAFVKTAGQLIRKMSNVFFDERNYSVLFGANTFMCKAINLSEKPIDVPEIERSLGNMVVTFCNAKVSLENPSMIIYLIFTDEENFFGFSNRLNGEPRPKKEIKFHHELDWKLTRAMINLARIREGETVCDPFCGTGTTLLEARSMGINAIGIDFDKRMCRISEENLAANNYEPHIFNENYDYMLQIKDRFDGIVTDLPYGTASKTSEPPQKLVEDFFTKLPKQKKFVIMCKKGLDKNLKIKLTKKYEIYRHKSLTRMILVK is encoded by the coding sequence ATGCCGGAAAGCTTTTTCATAGTATCAAAAGAATATCCGGATCTTGCAACCGACGAGGTGATCACTTTGGCAAAGATGTATGATAGATTCTCAAAGGTAAAGGTGATCTCCAATCTTGTCATCATACAGTCAAAGACTCCTTGGGAGAAGATCGCAAGGCGGGCTGCATTTGTCAAGACTGCCGGCCAGCTAATAAGAAAGATGTCAAACGTATTCTTTGATGAGAGAAACTATTCGGTGCTTTTCGGCGCCAATACGTTCATGTGTAAGGCAATCAATCTCTCAGAAAAACCAATCGATGTTCCAGAAATAGAACGCTCGCTTGGAAACATGGTAGTAACATTTTGCAATGCAAAGGTATCCTTGGAAAACCCCAGCATGATAATTTATCTGATATTCACGGATGAGGAAAACTTTTTTGGCTTCTCAAACAGGCTCAACGGGGAACCGCGTCCGAAAAAAGAGATCAAGTTCCACCACGAGCTTGACTGGAAATTAACACGTGCCATGATAAACTTGGCAAGGATTAGGGAGGGCGAAACAGTGTGCGATCCATTCTGCGGTACGGGAACCACATTGCTGGAGGCCAGATCCATGGGCATAAACGCAATAGGCATTGACTTTGACAAGAGAATGTGCAGGATCTCAGAGGAGAATCTTGCAGCAAACAACTATGAACCACACATATTCAACGAAAATTACGACTATATGCTTCAGATAAAGGACAGGTTTGATGGCATAGTAACAGACCTTCCGTATGGAACTGCCTCCAAGACATCAGAGCCGCCGCAGAAACTGGTAGAGGATTTTTTTACCAAGCTCCCAAAACAGAAGAAATTTGTGATAATGTGCAAAAAGGGACTTGACAAGAATCTGAAGATAAAGCTAACAAAAAAATATGAAATATACAGGCACAAGAGTCTGACAAGGATGATTTTGGTAAAATGA
- a CDS encoding DUF2312 domain-containing protein: MSQSLINLYTSMLKTLIDRRTELVNEIEEINNQIVEIKKEAKENGINILT; the protein is encoded by the coding sequence ATGAGCCAAAGTCTAATCAATCTATACACTTCGATGCTAAAGACGCTAATAGATAGGCGCACGGAGCTTGTAAACGAAATCGAGGAGATTAACAATCAGATAGTAGAGATAAAAAAGGAAGCCAAAGAAAACGGAATAAACATCCTAACCTAA
- a CDS encoding AAA family ATPase, giving the protein MPKLIVCLTGMPGAGKSTIAAGLEKKGFTSINMGDAVRAEAKRRNIDPSGQNLGKLMLELREKNGQGAVAELIKDKIVNSKSDVVVIDGVRSNAEIEVLKKITQVKLLAIHASTDTRFGFLSTRKRSDDPSDRKMFDERDNREIGVGISASIALADETISNNNLSIDQLVDTAYQIIKKWLK; this is encoded by the coding sequence ATGCCAAAGCTAATTGTATGCCTCACTGGAATGCCTGGAGCAGGCAAGTCTACCATAGCCGCCGGCCTGGAAAAAAAGGGATTCACCAGCATCAATATGGGCGACGCTGTGCGTGCTGAAGCAAAAAGAAGGAACATTGATCCCAGCGGGCAGAATCTTGGAAAACTCATGCTTGAACTGCGGGAAAAGAACGGACAGGGGGCCGTAGCAGAATTGATAAAAGACAAAATTGTAAACTCCAAGTCTGACGTGGTTGTAATTGACGGTGTCAGATCCAACGCAGAGATCGAAGTTCTGAAAAAAATTACTCAGGTCAAACTGCTTGCCATTCATGCCTCAACAGATACAAGATTTGGATTTCTTAGTACGCGAAAAAGGTCAGACGATCCTTCTGACAGGAAAATGTTTGATGAAAGGGATAATCGAGAAATCGGCGTCGGCATATCGGCCTCAATAGCACTTGCAGACGAGACAATATCTAACAACAATCTTTCTATTGATCAGCTTGTCGACACGGCATACCAGATAATAAAAAAGTGGCTCAAATGA
- a CDS encoding SIR2 family NAD-dependent protein deacylase — translation MFGSVAAKIKDAEKIVFVTGAGISQESGISTFRGKDGYWRRYDPMQLATIEAFYENPKLVWEWYEDRRRTILAARPNAGHTAIAELAKYKEVIVLTQNIDGLHQRAGSRNVYELHGSIIRIKCTACTFVENITSGFDVLPPKCVCGSILRPDVVWFGEPLPQHVWADAIMHAQSCDVMVIAGTSLLVSPANSLPFYAKQNGATLIEVNPERTVMSDEMDLSLRQTSAAILPQLVSLFK, via the coding sequence ATGTTCGGTTCGGTGGCCGCAAAAATCAAAGACGCGGAAAAGATTGTTTTCGTGACAGGTGCCGGCATATCACAAGAAAGCGGAATCTCTACTTTCAGGGGCAAGGACGGATACTGGAGAAGATATGATCCTATGCAGCTTGCAACAATAGAGGCATTTTATGAAAATCCCAAACTAGTCTGGGAGTGGTACGAGGACAGGAGAAGGACCATACTTGCAGCCAGACCTAATGCAGGCCATACTGCAATTGCAGAGCTTGCAAAATATAAGGAGGTAATTGTTCTCACGCAAAATATTGACGGCCTGCACCAGCGGGCAGGAAGCAGGAATGTCTACGAGCTGCACGGAAGCATAATACGAATCAAGTGCACTGCATGCACTTTTGTAGAAAACATCACATCGGGATTTGATGTTCTTCCTCCAAAATGCGTTTGTGGGAGCATACTCAGGCCAGACGTAGTCTGGTTTGGAGAGCCCCTGCCACAGCATGTCTGGGCTGACGCAATAATGCATGCACAAAGCTGTGATGTTATGGTGATTGCAGGAACCTCGCTCCTAGTCTCACCTGCAAATTCACTTCCCTTCTACGCAAAACAGAATGGGGCAACTCTAATTGAGGTAAATCCTGAGAGAACCGTGATGTCAGACGAGATGGACTTGTCATTGAGGCAGACTTCGGCAGCCATTCTGCCGCAACTTGTATCCCTCTTTAAGTGA
- the cca gene encoding CCA tRNA nucleotidyltransferase: protein MNHVLNQIKKKVVPAKSLQARKDKLVSKVIDLVSRETAEYSQVIGIELGGSFAKGTWLPERADIDIFIKFRTDVSEKEFAEVGKKIGFAALADYMPYVRYAEHPFVEAQIGDTKVNLVPCYAVEEGSWKSSADRSPFHTRFMKQSLTDEMKDQVRILKWFLKCNGIYGAEIARQGFSGYVAEVLILNFGTFEGVLKAMSHLKCGEVIGKAAKEFDSPIVIIDPIDANRNLGAAISTENLGKLVLLSRAFLRKPSHLFFKPRKPNTFMKSSLRNVLVISFRYKKRSPDVIWGQLKRAAASIATQIDQEGFTVLRKSAFVLRDNEAFLLFLLQSPTLHDSKLRVGPDFFVSEYADKFVMSNKKKSVMMWINDDGKICSLQKRPYTSVQSFVRDLLRKNLQSAGISVGLQEDIKEFKITVGDRVKSKSIKEAIAELVSTDEAIFSSN from the coding sequence ATGAACCACGTGCTAAATCAGATCAAAAAGAAGGTAGTTCCAGCAAAAAGCCTGCAGGCCCGAAAGGACAAGTTGGTAAGTAAGGTTATAGATTTAGTAAGCCGGGAAACTGCAGAGTATTCTCAAGTAATAGGAATAGAGCTTGGCGGATCTTTTGCAAAGGGAACTTGGCTTCCGGAAAGGGCAGACATTGACATTTTCATAAAGTTCAGAACTGATGTAAGTGAAAAAGAGTTTGCGGAGGTGGGCAAGAAGATAGGCTTTGCAGCGTTGGCAGACTATATGCCGTACGTCAGATATGCAGAACACCCGTTTGTCGAGGCGCAAATAGGGGATACCAAAGTCAATCTTGTGCCCTGTTACGCGGTGGAGGAAGGTAGCTGGAAGTCTTCTGCAGACCGCTCGCCGTTTCACACCAGATTCATGAAGCAGTCGCTTACCGATGAGATGAAGGATCAAGTGAGAATTCTAAAATGGTTCTTAAAGTGCAATGGCATCTATGGTGCGGAGATTGCAAGGCAGGGATTTTCAGGGTATGTTGCCGAAGTGCTCATTCTAAACTTTGGGACTTTTGAGGGAGTGCTCAAGGCAATGTCACATCTAAAGTGTGGCGAAGTGATTGGCAAGGCGGCAAAAGAATTTGACTCTCCGATAGTGATAATCGATCCGATTGATGCTAACCGTAACTTGGGAGCAGCAATTTCCACTGAGAATTTGGGCAAGCTTGTTCTTCTGTCAAGGGCATTTTTAAGAAAGCCATCGCATCTGTTTTTCAAACCTAGAAAGCCAAATACATTTATGAAAAGTTCTCTTAGGAACGTACTGGTCATCAGCTTCAGATACAAGAAACGTAGCCCGGATGTGATCTGGGGTCAGCTAAAACGCGCAGCCGCCTCCATCGCAACGCAAATAGATCAGGAGGGCTTTACCGTCCTAAGAAAATCTGCGTTTGTTCTGCGTGATAATGAAGCGTTTTTGCTGTTCTTGCTCCAGTCACCAACCCTTCATGATAGCAAGTTGAGAGTGGGGCCGGATTTCTTTGTCTCCGAATATGCCGACAAATTCGTCATGTCCAACAAGAAAAAGAGCGTCATGATGTGGATTAATGACGATGGTAAGATATGTTCGCTACAGAAACGACCTTACACTAGCGTGCAGTCATTTGTGAGGGATTTACTACGCAAGAATCTGCAGAGTGCCGGGATTTCGGTAGGCCTGCAAGAAGACATCAAAGAATTCAAGATCACAGTAGGTGACAGGGTTAAGAGCAAATCCATTAAAGAGGCAATCGCAGAGCTTGTCTCAACCGATGAGGCCATATTTTCTTCCAATTAG
- a CDS encoding DNA-3-methyladenine glycosylase family protein gives MPHRAIKFLKKDPKLANIIESVGTYKISFIENPYESLVEAIITQQLSGKAAKSISSRFRSLYKKYPKPSDVLKTPDYKLQKAGLSKMKISYIKDLSNRIEAKELRLKALHEMSDDQVVAELTKVKGIGRWTAEMFLIFSLGREDVLPVGDLGLKKGIQRLYSLKEIPEEKQVEELAERWRPYRTVATWYLWKSLKQFDKI, from the coding sequence ATGCCACATAGAGCAATCAAGTTTCTCAAAAAGGATCCAAAGCTTGCTAACATAATAGAATCGGTCGGAACCTACAAGATATCTTTCATAGAAAATCCATACGAATCTTTGGTGGAGGCAATCATAACACAGCAGTTATCTGGCAAGGCGGCAAAATCCATTTCTAGCAGATTCAGAAGCCTGTACAAAAAGTATCCAAAGCCTTCCGATGTTTTAAAGACGCCAGACTACAAACTGCAAAAAGCTGGTCTATCAAAGATGAAGATATCATACATCAAAGATCTCTCAAATCGAATAGAGGCAAAGGAATTGCGCCTAAAGGCACTCCACGAAATGTCAGATGATCAGGTAGTTGCAGAGCTGACAAAGGTAAAAGGCATAGGGCGCTGGACTGCTGAGATGTTCCTTATCTTTTCACTAGGAAGGGAAGATGTGCTTCCGGTAGGAGACCTTGGCCTAAAGAAGGGCATACAGAGGCTGTACTCGCTCAAGGAGATTCCAGAAGAAAAGCAGGTAGAGGAGCTTGCGGAAAGGTGGAGGCCGTACAGAACGGTTGCGACATGGTATTTGTGGAAGAGTCTTAAGCAGTTTGACAAAATCTGA
- a CDS encoding SDR family oxidoreductase, giving the protein MKAIVLGGSSGIGRAIAESLRTIDCDVIAASRKDIDTSNLASVKRFIKKHKETDILVLNTGGPVPKQFSQVTEKDWQKYHNQLFLGFCILLQKLKVRNGGYIFAITSGVIREPNPRLVISSAYRLAFTAVFKLASKDLSSKNISCVNIAPGPINTDRMRELVGDLDEFAKSLPMRRVGEPREIGDFVAAIVKNRIKYLSGVTINFDGANSNFVL; this is encoded by the coding sequence ATGAAGGCCATAGTTCTTGGAGGCTCCAGTGGAATCGGCAGAGCTATTGCAGAGTCTCTTAGAACAATAGACTGCGACGTGATTGCCGCATCAAGAAAAGACATAGACACCTCAAATCTTGCAAGCGTCAAGCGATTCATCAAAAAACACAAGGAAACCGATATCCTTGTACTAAACACCGGCGGACCTGTCCCAAAACAGTTCTCCCAAGTAACCGAGAAGGACTGGCAGAAATACCACAACCAGCTGTTCCTTGGATTCTGTATTCTGTTGCAAAAACTAAAGGTTCGTAACGGCGGCTACATCTTTGCGATAACATCTGGCGTCATAAGGGAACCAAACCCCAGACTTGTCATCTCCAGCGCATACCGCCTTGCGTTCACCGCAGTATTCAAGCTTGCAAGCAAAGATCTAAGCTCAAAGAACATCAGTTGTGTAAACATTGCACCAGGACCAATAAACACAGACAGGATGAGGGAGCTCGTGGGGGATCTTGACGAGTTTGCCAAATCGCTTCCAATGAGGAGAGTAGGCGAGCCAAGGGAAATAGGTGATTTTGTAGCTGCCATAGTGAAAAACAGGATCAAATATCTTTCCGGAGTTACCATCAACTTTGATGGAGCAAATTCCAACTTTGTTCTTTAA
- a CDS encoding RNA-binding domain-containing protein encodes MIPQVDCTVEVVCQINPSEDPQKIRQSISNILDAFELELDKYSARATSDQAESLAKIRESIHNHHSQRVYSKFLNNNLEGDSTWFYLNKQAAFANSIALCERDNESPLGPIKVTVSSENIERIIEWLTS; translated from the coding sequence ATGATTCCGCAGGTCGACTGCACGGTAGAGGTGGTTTGCCAGATAAATCCATCCGAGGATCCACAGAAAATCCGGCAGTCCATCTCAAACATCTTAGACGCATTTGAGCTTGAACTTGACAAATATTCTGCAAGGGCAACATCAGACCAAGCAGAATCTCTTGCCAAGATACGTGAATCCATACATAACCACCACTCACAGCGCGTTTACTCGAAATTTCTTAACAACAATCTTGAGGGTGATTCCACGTGGTTTTATCTAAACAAACAGGCTGCATTTGCAAACTCAATAGCGTTGTGCGAGCGAGACAACGAATCCCCACTGGGGCCAATCAAAGTTACGGTTAGCTCAGAGAACATAGAGCGCATAATAGAGTGGCTCACTTCTTAG
- a CDS encoding metallophosphoesterase — protein MDLIFSDIHADINGLETILKIAFSADFENKYGKISRIINLGDLMERGTGPAQVLRKMSELGKSYKMISVMGNHDEGFLYKKEISGSSDASVLAHQALSTQDLEFFNLNKDGTYGDQFIVDKKSKLFCVHGGPINPDKITKNGEDPWLYQRTWQRLSDQDSEFYSYFGYHYKPSSAFREVGEHFDNFVILCGHQHIEAAIKQEGDRITNIWSFDHQLERISSHSLKKREFLIEKTANYLFRMGLGGPQGHHTGGFARPHFAVMQDDPRKLIMFTVNVDR, from the coding sequence GTGGATCTAATATTTTCAGACATTCATGCAGACATAAACGGGCTTGAGACAATTCTAAAAATTGCCTTTTCGGCCGACTTTGAGAACAAATACGGCAAGATATCAAGAATAATCAATCTGGGTGATCTGATGGAGCGTGGAACCGGGCCAGCCCAAGTTCTAAGAAAGATGTCAGAGCTTGGAAAATCATACAAGATGATCTCGGTGATGGGGAACCATGACGAGGGATTCCTATACAAAAAGGAGATCAGCGGAAGCTCTGATGCCAGTGTGCTGGCACATCAAGCACTATCAACCCAAGATCTAGAGTTTTTTAATCTAAACAAAGACGGAACGTACGGAGACCAATTCATAGTGGACAAAAAAAGCAAGCTCTTTTGCGTGCACGGGGGGCCGATAAATCCAGACAAGATAACAAAGAACGGTGAGGATCCGTGGTTGTACCAACGGACATGGCAGCGCCTCTCAGATCAGGACTCGGAGTTTTACAGCTATTTTGGATACCACTACAAACCATCGTCTGCATTCAGGGAGGTCGGCGAGCATTTTGACAACTTTGTCATACTGTGCGGTCACCAGCATATTGAGGCTGCCATCAAGCAGGAAGGCGATAGGATAACTAACATCTGGTCCTTTGACCACCAGCTAGAAAGAATCTCCTCACACTCACTCAAAAAAAGAGAGTTTCTAATAGAAAAAACGGCCAACTATCTTTTCAGGATGGGGCTTGGGGGCCCACAGGGTCACCACACTGGCGGCTTTGCAAGGCCGCACTTTGCCGTAATGCAGGATGATCCAAGAAAGCTAATCATGTTTACAGTCAACGTGGATCGCTAA
- the rnz gene encoding ribonuclease Z → MKLVMLGTSAAQPTERRGLSCTCIEKDGEILMFDAGEGAQVAFLKSGLGWNKKMKIFVTHMHGDHCIGILGLLQTMTLQHRTENMEIYGPDGIEEFIANNIKSLNFGLSFSVIITAVKRGLVCEEKTYCVYCEEAEHTTPAFSYLFEEKERPGKFDLQKAKALGIPEGPLWHDLQMGKEVKLKDKTINPSQVVGQRRPGRRIGVSGDTRPTSKLEKFFENCDYLSFDSTFSDNLKDKAVETGHSTAKEAAILARNANVKNLILTHFSARYRDESDLLAEARTVHGSVIAAKDLLEVEIR, encoded by the coding sequence ATGAAGCTCGTGATGCTGGGGACTTCGGCAGCCCAACCAACAGAAAGGCGGGGACTTTCGTGCACATGCATTGAAAAGGACGGCGAGATACTCATGTTTGATGCTGGCGAGGGTGCGCAAGTTGCCTTTCTGAAATCAGGGCTAGGTTGGAATAAAAAAATGAAGATATTCGTAACTCATATGCACGGGGACCACTGCATAGGCATTCTAGGTCTACTTCAGACAATGACACTACAACACAGAACAGAGAATATGGAAATCTACGGCCCTGATGGTATAGAAGAATTTATTGCAAACAACATAAAGTCATTAAATTTTGGATTGTCTTTTTCAGTAATTATTACGGCAGTGAAAAGAGGCCTTGTCTGCGAGGAAAAGACATACTGTGTTTACTGCGAGGAAGCAGAACATACGACTCCGGCGTTTTCCTACTTGTTTGAGGAAAAGGAAAGGCCGGGCAAATTTGACCTTCAAAAGGCAAAGGCACTTGGCATCCCAGAGGGTCCTCTCTGGCACGATCTTCAGATGGGTAAAGAAGTCAAGCTCAAAGACAAAACAATAAATCCATCCCAGGTGGTCGGCCAGAGGAGACCTGGAAGAAGAATTGGTGTATCTGGCGATACTAGGCCAACAAGCAAGCTTGAGAAATTTTTTGAGAACTGCGATTATCTAAGCTTTGACAGTACGTTTTCGGACAACCTCAAGGATAAGGCAGTGGAAACTGGTCATTCTACTGCCAAGGAAGCTGCCATTCTTGCAAGAAACGCAAACGTAAAGAATCTGATCTTGACTCATTTTTCAGCAAGGTACAGGGATGAGTCAGATCTTCTAGCTGAGGCAAGAACAGTGCACGGTTCCGTTATTGCGGCAAAGGATCTTCTGGAAGTTGAAATAAGATAG
- the thpR gene encoding RNA 2',3'-cyclic phosphodiesterase, translating to MADCNMRAFVAVEITDGKILDSIKNVQNEIKIEAKAVDTQNVHFTLLFLGEITEEMAAKVAERLKTIEFSPFVINFEGVGAFPKPRFARVIWVGIKEGSDELIRLAKSVEERLAVLGFKADKPFKPHATIFRIKGRALDVTERISSCAKINFGTQRVSEIKLKRSVLTPQGPIYSDLEVIHAK from the coding sequence TTGGCTGATTGTAATATGCGAGCTTTTGTTGCAGTAGAGATAACCGACGGTAAGATTTTGGATTCCATAAAAAACGTGCAAAACGAAATTAAAATTGAAGCCAAGGCAGTAGATACACAAAACGTGCACTTTACATTATTGTTTCTTGGCGAGATTACAGAAGAAATGGCAGCCAAGGTGGCAGAACGGTTGAAGACAATAGAGTTTTCTCCGTTCGTCATAAATTTTGAGGGAGTTGGGGCATTTCCAAAACCCCGATTTGCACGCGTGATATGGGTCGGCATCAAGGAAGGAAGTGATGAGCTAATACGCCTTGCAAAATCAGTCGAGGAGAGACTTGCCGTGCTGGGCTTCAAGGCTGACAAGCCGTTCAAACCGCATGCAACGATTTTTAGAATCAAAGGTAGAGCCCTAGATGTAACTGAACGCATATCAAGTTGTGCTAAAATCAATTTTGGAACACAGCGTGTATCCGAGATTAAATTAAAGCGGAGCGTTCTTACCCCACAGGGGCCGATTTACTCTGACTTGGAAGTGATACATGCAAAATGA
- a CDS encoding NAD(P)/FAD-dependent oxidoreductase encodes MHHIVILGGGFGGLATANEIRARLPDVKITIVDKKDYFMMDLVKLWIIKGTRKFETSKKPLNTITKKGIDFVNEQVLEINPVYRKVKTRTKEITYDYLIVALGVELAPEKIPGLADNGLILYDLEHGPKIREKIISIKSGKIVFAITGMPYKCPPAPFEAALIINSMLKEMGTRNSISIEFYSVGPITLPAAGPDVSGQLLEMLEKENIKFYGSCKTVSVEKNSLKFEDGRSVQFDLLIAVPPHKAPKVVYESGLAQDGQFIQVKRDCKTQFERVYAIGDVTNMMVTEKIAVPKAGIFAEGEGIAVAQQIVTQIKNEGTATPFDGKGGCFVEMGNTAGYVYVDMFSEQGPITRLDRPAPEHLAEKEQFEQERIQKWL; translated from the coding sequence ATGCATCATATAGTAATACTTGGAGGAGGATTCGGAGGTCTTGCGACAGCAAATGAAATAAGAGCAAGACTGCCCGATGTGAAAATCACCATAGTTGACAAAAAAGACTATTTTATGATGGATCTTGTCAAGCTATGGATAATCAAGGGCACAAGAAAATTTGAAACCTCAAAAAAGCCGTTGAATACAATCACAAAAAAGGGAATTGATTTTGTTAACGAGCAGGTATTGGAGATTAATCCGGTATACAGAAAAGTAAAAACTAGAACAAAAGAGATCACATATGACTATCTGATCGTGGCACTTGGCGTCGAACTGGCTCCAGAAAAAATTCCTGGTCTGGCAGATAATGGACTAATCCTGTATGATCTTGAGCATGGTCCAAAAATCAGGGAGAAGATCATCTCAATAAAATCAGGCAAGATCGTATTTGCCATAACCGGCATGCCATACAAATGCCCTCCAGCCCCATTTGAAGCTGCACTGATCATAAACTCTATGCTAAAGGAAATGGGCACAAGAAATTCCATATCGATTGAATTTTACAGCGTGGGGCCAATCACACTTCCTGCTGCAGGGCCCGATGTGAGCGGACAACTTTTAGAAATGCTGGAAAAAGAGAATATCAAATTTTACGGATCATGCAAGACCGTATCTGTTGAAAAAAATAGTTTAAAGTTTGAAGACGGCAGATCGGTACAGTTTGATCTGCTGATTGCAGTCCCTCCACACAAAGCCCCAAAAGTAGTGTATGAGAGCGGTCTTGCACAGGACGGACAATTCATACAGGTAAAAAGGGATTGCAAGACACAGTTCGAGCGCGTATATGCCATTGGTGATGTGACGAACATGATGGTGACAGAAAAAATTGCGGTGCCCAAGGCCGGCATATTTGCAGAAGGGGAGGGCATCGCAGTAGCACAACAAATAGTCACACAGATAAAAAATGAAGGCACCGCCACTCCGTTTGATGGCAAGGGTGGATGCTTTGTTGAGATGGGCAATACCGCAGGATATGTTTATGTGGACATGTTTTCAGAACAAGGCCCAATCACAAGGCTTGATAGACCAGCACCCGAGCATCTGGCAGAAAAGGAACAGTTTGAGCAGGAAAGGATTCAAAAATGGCTATGA
- a CDS encoding serine/threonine protein kinase: MRPYFLPISRLAEQPYSQILGYPKASRTQIRSRISELRALKVDGVAFVGPMLIGKTYVLGKGYTGIVVLAKLGGRKVALKIRRTDSPRKSMADETAFLVAANKVNVGPKMIASSRNFLVMEFLDGIKIHDWVGQIHGRKAVKQLKSILRKILLDCQKLDGIGLDHGELSYISKHVIVGKKTTIIDFESSSLERRASNVTSAAQGLYIGSGLAKIIQKTCPVPPKNKIIAALREYKRNQTRESFENILGVLKIRNAT; encoded by the coding sequence ATGAGGCCATATTTTCTTCCAATTAGCAGGCTGGCAGAACAGCCGTATTCCCAGATTCTTGGATATCCAAAGGCAAGCAGAACCCAAATAAGGTCACGGATCTCTGAGCTTAGGGCACTCAAAGTCGATGGTGTTGCGTTCGTAGGCCCAATGCTTATTGGCAAGACGTATGTCCTTGGGAAAGGATACACCGGAATAGTGGTTCTGGCAAAACTCGGCGGCAGGAAGGTAGCGCTGAAGATAAGGAGAACGGACTCTCCGCGCAAGAGCATGGCTGATGAGACTGCCTTCCTAGTTGCTGCAAACAAAGTTAACGTGGGACCTAAGATGATAGCAAGCAGTAGAAATTTTCTTGTGATGGAATTTTTAGATGGTATCAAGATTCATGACTGGGTTGGCCAAATTCACGGCAGGAAGGCTGTAAAACAGCTAAAATCGATACTAAGAAAGATCTTGTTGGACTGTCAGAAGCTTGATGGGATTGGCCTTGATCATGGGGAGTTAAGCTACATATCAAAGCATGTGATTGTGGGAAAAAAGACGACGATTATAGATTTTGAGAGCTCAAGCCTTGAACGCAGGGCATCCAATGTGACATCAGCTGCGCAGGGACTGTACATAGGCTCAGGACTTGCCAAGATAATTCAAAAGACATGTCCTGTTCCTCCAAAGAACAAAATTATTGCCGCCTTGCGGGAATACAAAAGAAACCAGACAAGAGAGAGTTTTGAGAACATATTAGGGGTACTAAAAATACGGAATGCCACATAG
- a CDS encoding ribose-phosphate diphosphokinase — MSNVTVIGGNASGDLARRLARKLKAGFVGSSLRVFPDGEGKITLLGKPKSGKIIVVNSTYPPVDSNLVYTLALISKASEYSNQITAVIPYLGYARQDREFLAGEVVTLSVIADLLKAAGASKMIVVDIHSQMGMKHFKIPIRNVSAIEELARYFKKMHLKDPLVVSPDSGGAKRAEIFAGFYGTKYIALKKQRDRRNGKVRIITSELDDVRGRDLILVDDMISTGGSIVKATEFLKKQKCRRVFVACTHALLIGDAERKMRKAGVTQIVSTNTIPRKTAAVDVAGIIAKAI, encoded by the coding sequence TTGTCAAACGTAACGGTGATTGGTGGGAATGCTTCTGGAGATCTTGCAAGAAGGCTGGCCAGAAAGCTAAAGGCCGGCTTTGTCGGCTCGAGTCTTCGTGTGTTTCCTGATGGGGAGGGCAAGATCACACTTCTTGGTAAACCAAAGAGTGGAAAAATAATAGTTGTAAACTCTACCTATCCGCCAGTAGACTCTAATCTTGTTTACACGCTGGCGTTGATTTCAAAGGCAAGCGAGTACTCAAACCAAATTACGGCTGTAATACCATATCTTGGATATGCAAGGCAGGACCGAGAATTCCTTGCTGGTGAGGTTGTAACGCTGTCGGTAATAGCTGACCTGCTCAAGGCGGCTGGGGCATCAAAGATGATTGTGGTAGACATTCACAGCCAGATGGGCATGAAACACTTTAAGATTCCAATCAGAAATGTTTCTGCGATCGAAGAGCTTGCAAGATATTTCAAAAAGATGCACCTAAAGGACCCGTTGGTTGTCTCTCCAGATTCAGGCGGGGCAAAAAGGGCAGAGATCTTTGCAGGATTTTATGGCACAAAATACATTGCGCTTAAAAAACAGCGCGACCGAAGGAACGGCAAAGTACGCATAATTACATCAGAGCTGGACGATGTCCGTGGACGCGATTTGATTCTGGTGGACGATATGATAAGCACTGGAGGAAGCATAGTAAAGGCAACAGAGTTTCTAAAAAAACAAAAATGTCGCAGGGTTTTTGTCGCATGCACTCATGCTCTGCTTATCGGTGATGCGGAAAGAAAGATGCGAAAGGCTGGCGTTACTCAGATCGTTTCTACTAATACGATTCCTAGAAAGACGGCAGCTGTCGATGTGGCAGGAATAATAGCAAAGGCAATCTAG